The region TATGGATAGCCAGCCACTTTCGGGTTTGATTGTGGCGATTCTCCTGCCGTCATCCATAATCTGTCTGATTTTTCCGGTTTTTCTGGATACTATGAACTGGCATGATTCCGGAAAAAGCGCTTTTCCGGCACCTCTTCCGAACTGATAATCCGCCAGAACCCTAACGGTCTTGAGGTATCTATCTTCCATATCTTCTCTCCCTCTTCTGGTATTCTCTCAGGATTCTCAAAAAGTCAATGTATCTTAAGTTTTTCCAGTCAACATCATAAAACATGTGCTCGCTGTATATGCTCTGCCATATCAGAAAATCGTCAAGCTCGAAATTGGCCCGGAGTATAAGGTCAGGTTCGGATTTTACCCTCAATCTTTTTTCGATCTCTCTTTCATCTATTGCGTCCGGCATGACCTTTCCTTCCAGAACCTCCTCTGCCAGCTCTTTTGCAATTTGAACGAGCTCCCTCCTCCCACTCAGAGCGTTCAGAAAAACCTTTACCCTGCCCTCACCGCTTTTTTCAAGAGTCGTGTTTTCTGTAACGATACATGCCCGGTAGGGGATCCTGTATGCGAGTTTTTTCAGGTTTTCAAAACTTGCATTCCCGTTTATGGCGAACGTAATCTCTCTCACATCGAAGCTGTCACACCACCTGATAAAACTTCGGACGCCGTTAAACCCCTCGTTTATTTCCTTAAATGAGGTGATGACCATAATGTGAGCTGGAACGTTTTTTCCTCTGACCTCTTTTTCGAGTTTTCTGATGTAGAGCCTGTAAATGAGTTCGATCATTTGGATACCTTTTTATTCAAACGCAAATAAAAATGTTCCCGATGGACATAGCACTGGCGCTCCTGGCATACCTGTACCCGAAACTGGATGTGATGGGGGTTACCGGACTTGCAATCGCACTTCTGATTTACCGGGCCTCAAAAATCCGTAAAATTGAACTCAGGGGCAACTTTGAAGAGGACTCTTTTTTCGCCATTCTGCTTTTCATATTTCTGACTTTATCTGCTCATTTCAATCTCATACCTGCCTACACTGTCGTGCCTGCGATTTTCGTGTCATCACTGAGAGTTAGAATGCCCTACTACCTTTCAATTCCGGTTTATTTCGCAATGTCTACGGTTTTTCTGAGTTATTTTCCCAACCCCTGGAATTTCACTCTGATTTTGCTGATCTCTCTGACAGTTTCACTTGCCACGACCCTGATAATGCATGCTGCGGAGAACACATCATATTCGATCCCTCTGGTACTCACGAACCTCTCTGTGCTCATCGCATTCGAAATCTACAGGATAGATGTCAGTGAAGTCGAGCTGATCACTGGATTTCTGCTCGCGTTCGTTCTCAGCATGATTGCCTACCGGGCCGGTGTTGCGGATGAAACAGGACTCATGGCAGCCACTATAACGGGGATGCTCATAATCGTATCTGCAAACCTGAAATTCTTTGTCATTCTTCTCCTTTTCTACGCTGTGGGGTCTGCTGTAACGAAATACCGGTATAAAGAAAAGGAACGGCTCGGAGTTGGGGAGCCTGCAGGTGGGGCGAGAGGATATGTGAATGTTTTTGCCAACAGCTTTCCGGCACTGTTTTTCTCCCTGAATTTCGGCTACCTGGACGAACGGGTGTTTGCCCTCGCATTTACCGCAAGCCTTGCAACCGCTCTTGGAGACACAATGGCCAGTGAGATAGGCAAGATGGCTAAGAGGGTGTACCTCATCACGACGTTCGAAAGAATAACGGCGGGAGAAAGCGGAGGGATCTCGGTCAGGGGCGAAATTGCCGCTCTCACGGGAGCCGCACTGATTTCCCTTTCTGCATCACTTTTTGGAATTCTCACCCTCCAGGAGGCTTTGGTTTCCATGGTTGCAGGATTTGTCGGGGTTCATGTGGATAGCGTTCTCGGGGCAACACTGGAGAAAAAAGGTATGTTGAACAATGCAGGTGTTAACTTTTTCGCCACACTCTCCGCAGGATTGCTGTGCCTGCTAACAGTGCTGTAACAGCAACGGTGCTTTCAAATCCGGGCAGGCTGAATATTTTCTCTATCTGTCTTTCCACTATTGTTGGGACTTCCGGCGTTATTTTCATTTCAGGGTGCCTGTAATTGACTTCAACAAGCTCAACGCTCTCCTTGCCACCTATAGCCACCAGTGTTTTCGCTATTCTTTCCGAGAGCTTGTAGTAGTACAGCTTCCACACCCCATCCGATGTCTCTCCAAACTCGTAATATGCATAGGGGAGCATAGGTATTGTGTATTTCTCGGCAATGCCTATTGCGTTCTCCACAGAGCTTTTTGAGGTGTTTATTTTCTCGTTGAGGTCTTTATCGCTGTTTATTGCGAGGACCTCGATGGATATTGCGGATTTGACCATGCTGTCTATTGCCGAGAAAACCGTTCCGGCATAGTAACCGTTGTTGTAGAGTTCTTCAGCGAGCTTCAAGCTCTCGTCAGCCGAGCTATCACCGTAAAGGAGTGACTGCACTCCTCCTATTTCCCCGGCATAAACGAACAGGGACTCTGCCATGCTCAGGTAGAAATCTGCCCTCCTCTTTATTTCGTCAGGGTTCATTCTTGTATCCTCTTTAATTTCCGGCAGGAGAGACATCCAGACCTTTGCACTTTCGACCCTCTCCTTTGCAAGTGCGAGATTTGCGATGGCATCGTCCCAGTTGCTGGCAGTGGTCGCTTTTTCGAGGTAATTCTCAGCTTTTGCAAGTCTTTCCTGCGCAGCTCCAACTATCTGGAATGATGCGAGACCCATTTCGTATGACTCAGCGACCCTCTTGGTGGATTCTATCTCGTCTCTGATGACCTTCGCCTCCAAGCTGAACGATGAATCGTCCTTTATCTTGGATCTGTATATCTCTTCCCTCATGAGTATCTTGGCAGTGAAATAGGTGCTTGTCGACGAGTAGTAATATCCCTCGCTGTAGTATTCTTCACCTTTTTTGAGTCTCTCGTCAATGGATTTTTTCGTTTCAGAATCCGCAATCTTTTCAAATTCCTTGTACAGATCCATTGCGTCTTTTTTCATTCTTTCAGCGAGGATTTTCATCAGGTCGGCGTATTTCTCGGTTTCCAGCTTACCCTCCTCGTGCTTCAGCTCAACCCCGGCGTAGTATTTCAGTGCCTCGGTGATATTTTCGATCTCAACAACTTTGACGCCGAGTGACTGTCCGTATTTTACAAGGTCCACGGTTTTTGTCTCTGTGTTGACAATTATGAACGGGCCTTTGTGAGTTTTCTCTGTTTCAAGGACCTTTTCATATCTCTGACCCTTGGGGATCAGAAATATCTTGGCTCCGTTCTCTGCAGCAGCCTCCAGCTTGTACTTTATCCCTCCAACCGGGCCTATGCTTCCGTCGGGATAGATCATTCCGGTCATGTAGACATCTTTTCTGAGGGTCAGGTTTTCGAGAGCCGCAATTGTGGCGATTGTCATCACGGCCCCTGCTGAGGGCCCGCCAACGATGGTGGATTTCGCTTCAATGGTGTAGAAAAAGTCATGCTTCAGAAAATCGTTTCCTGTCAGATCGCAGGCAGTCAGAGCGGCAAGCTGTGCGCTGCCCTGCATGTCTATTTCGGTAAATGGAGAAACCGACACGAAAACCCTCCCTGTTCCGGGGGTGACTATTACGGAGATGTCTATGGTTGCACCCTTGTTCTCACCACTCACGACCGCAACTGCCTTTATCTGCCTTTCAGTATAGTTTGCAAACTGTGCATTGGCGTATGGGGCTAACAGAATCAGAATGAGGAAAAAAGACAGAATATTTTTGACTTTCATGTTTATTAAGTAACAAGATATCGATTTAATAACTTTTTGACTCCCGAACCGTTCTGCTTTCTGACACGATACCTTCACCTGAGTAATTCCACTTTGGATTTGTGTGGTTTAAATGCAGCATGCCCGAGTGCATGTCCGACACATATCTGCTGAAAACACTCAGGAAATTACTAAATATGATGCGCTGAATAGCTTGTAATGTGTGGTCTCAAACAGCCCGGGGAAAGACGTTGCTGTTTAGGCTCTGAAAAATGAGGTGATGATGTGGACAAATCGTATGTGGTTTTTGTGCTCTCGCTGCTTGCCGGAGTTTTGGTCGTCGCCGTGTTGAGCGGATGTTCTGACCAGAACGCAGGTATAGCCCCATCTGACCAGATGAAAGAGAATTATGCAGGTGGTATAAAGGACATATCAAAAATTGCGCCTGCCAATCTGACTAATGGTGTAATCTCGTACACAAACCTGAAGCAGATTAGGGAAGATACGGGTATGCAGAATGCATACGCCATGCTGGTTGAAGGACTCCGTGTTTTCAATCTGACATTCTCTGTAAATGCTGAGGACATCGATTCCTATGTCCGGGGCATAGGCTGGGGAGCAATTACCGGAAGTTTTGATATCGAGGGTGTTCGAAACGCTCTGAACAATCTCGAATTCAGCCAGGGTGAATACAAGGGCGTGGAATTCTGGACACCGCAGTCAAATGACAATGGCGCAATTGCAGTGATGGAGAACATGCTGATTTTTGGGGAAAAAGACGTTGTCATGGGGATAATCGATAACATGAAGGGGGCGAAATCCTCTCTTTATGATTACAGCGAGTCTGTGAGGACCGTGGTCGATGACCTGCCTGACGGCTTCATAATGCGTCTAGTCCCATCAGCAGGACTCTATTACGAGGGGGCGGAGGCAATTGGTGCCAGCGTGGTTAAGGATGTAGATGGCACTCTCAAGCTGATTGGAGTTTTCAAGTTCAACAGCTCCACATACGCCGAGAAGGTTGGGCCTGAGATCGAGACAAACTTCCAGAAGTCTCCGTATTACAGTGACGTGAGCCTCGTTCAGTCGGGGGAGATTGTGAAGGTTGTTGCAGAACTTGATGCCGGAAACGCCACAGAATTCGTGGTGAGGATGGGGTACTGACTTTTTAATTTTTTTAATACCGCCTATTTTTGAACATTTCTATCTGGTTTTGCCGGGTCTTTTATGGGCATGAGCAATCTGCACCGGATATACAGAAAAATTTATATTGAAACTCATATCCATTGAAAGCCGGGTGATTCTCATGGAGGAGATCAGGGAGATTGCCAAGAAATTTGAGCGATACAGCGCCCATTCACACATCACAGGTCTCGGACTTGACGAGAATCTTGTCGCAAGGGACATTGGAGGTGGACTTGTCGGGCAGAAGAAAGCAAGAGAGGCTGCAGGCATAATCGTGAGGCTGATCAGGGAAGGAAAAATGGCTGGCAGGGGAATTCTCATAGCTGGTCCACCGGGGACCGGTAAAACAGCGATAGCCGTTGCGATAAGCAAGGAGTTGGGGAAGGATATCCCGTTTGTCCAGATTTCTGCGAGTGAATTTTACAGCAGTGAGATGAAGAAAACCGAGGCGCTTCTCCAGACAATGCGCAAGGCAATTGGAGTGAGAATCAGGGAGACAAGGAGAGTGCTTGAGGGTGAAGTTGTTGAGATAAACTACAACATGGTTCCCAACCCCTACAATCCAACCCAGAAGGTTCCGGAGTCGGCAACGATAACCCTCGCAACAAAGAAGGAAAAGAAGACATTCAGTGTGGGCAGCAGGCTTGCACTACAGTTCATGTACTCTGGAATTTCGGAGGGAGATGTCATAATAATCGACAGGGAAACCGGAAGGATTTCGAGGGTTGGCAGGAGCAAGGAGTCGAGGAAATACGATATTGACGAATACGACTTTGTGGAAAGGCCTGATGGACATATAGAGAAGGACAAGGAATACACGTTTGTGGTGACCCTTCACGATCTGGACGAGGCGAGGGCAAGAAGGGGGAGCATATTCAGCCTGTTCAGCTCGGAATCGAGGGAGATAGACAACGAGATCAGAGAGGCGGTTGACCAGCAGGTCAAGGAGTGGATAGAGCAGGGAACTGCGGAACTGATTCCGGGTGTTCTTTTCATCGACGAGACACACCTCATGGACATCGAACTGTTCGCCTTCATGAACAGGGCAATGGAGAGCGAAATGGCACCGATAATAATTCTCGCATCCAACAGAGGTTTTGCGAGGATAAGGGGGACGGACGAGGTATCCCCTCACGGCATCCCCCTCGACCTGCTTGACAGGCTTTTGATCATAACGACTGAACCGTACAGCAGGGATGAGATAAGGCTGATTGTGGAAACGAGAGCTGCAGAGATGGGTCTGCTCGTGGACGACGAAGCACTCGAAAGGCTGACTGACATTGGTGAGAGGTACAGTCTCAGGTATGCAATACAGCTTCTCGCCCCGTCAAACGAAATCGCAAAGATCAGAAATTCCGGAAAAATTGAAGTACAGGACGTTGATCGGGCAGAAAAGCTGTTTGCTGATGTATCCAAAAGTTCTGCCTACCTGAAAGAGTGGGAGGAGAAACTGCTTCAATGATCAGACGAACCTCACTCCCAGTTCCACTGTTTTATTTTTCTTTGCCAGATTTATGAGCATGGGTGTCAGTGCCTCAATAGTCCTTGAACTGTCGAGACTGCCGGCGTCAAAAGCTCTGAGACCTTTTATGCTTGAGACGATTTCCATTACCACCTTTTTTGCATCATCATCGTCTGAACATACTGCAACGTCCCACTCGAATTTCTCTGCAGGATTGGCGAACCTTTTTGCAGGGATGTTGTTGAACGCAACGACAACGCTGCTCTCGCCAAGAATTCTCTGAAGCTTCAATCCTGCAGAACCCTCTTCTGGTGGTGTGTATCTGAAAATGCCGTTTTCCACGACCATTGGTACAATGGGTGAGATTACAATCTTCCCCTTCAGCTTGTTTTTGAGTCTTTCAGCTGTCTCAAAGGCATGCTGCCAGGGAATCGTAATGACCGCCACGTCTGCCAGTTCTGCGGCCTCATCGTTCAGCCTGCCCTCTATGTCTCCCTTCCCACCAAGACTTTCAACGAGATTGTTAAAATGTTCTGCCTTTGACTTTGCCTTTTCTTCACTTCTTGAGCCTATTATGATGTCATACCCTGCCAGTTTTAGCCTGAAAGCGAGACCTTCCCCTATGTTGCCTGTTCCACCAATGAGCGCAACCTTCATTGTATGCAGGAACGATGGAGTTTATAAAAAATCTTTGTAGTTTTCCGCTATCCTCTCAGAGCTGACGGCGTGCAGTGCATTCCATCTCGATTAACCATTAAGAATTCTCTCATCCTCTTCGGATCGTCGGTGATCACGCCGTCATATTTGCCTGCCAGTCTGTCCAGCAGCCCTTTCTGATAGAATGTTTCG is a window of Geoglobus acetivorans DNA encoding:
- a CDS encoding undecaprenyl diphosphate synthase family protein, whose protein sequence is MIELIYRLYIRKLEKEVRGKNVPAHIMVITSFKEINEGFNGVRSFIRWCDSFDVREITFAINGNASFENLKKLAYRIPYRACIVTENTTLEKSGEGRVKVFLNALSGRRELVQIAKELAEEVLEGKVMPDAIDEREIEKRLRVKSEPDLILRANFELDDFLIWQSIYSEHMFYDVDWKNLRYIDFLRILREYQKRERRYGR
- a CDS encoding S16 family serine protease, producing the protein MKVKNILSFFLILILLAPYANAQFANYTERQIKAVAVVSGENKGATIDISVIVTPGTGRVFVSVSPFTEIDMQGSAQLAALTACDLTGNDFLKHDFFYTIEAKSTIVGGPSAGAVMTIATIAALENLTLRKDVYMTGMIYPDGSIGPVGGIKYKLEAAAENGAKIFLIPKGQRYEKVLETEKTHKGPFIIVNTETKTVDLVKYGQSLGVKVVEIENITEALKYYAGVELKHEEGKLETEKYADLMKILAERMKKDAMDLYKEFEKIADSETKKSIDERLKKGEEYYSEGYYYSSTSTYFTAKILMREEIYRSKIKDDSSFSLEAKVIRDEIESTKRVAESYEMGLASFQIVGAAQERLAKAENYLEKATTASNWDDAIANLALAKERVESAKVWMSLLPEIKEDTRMNPDEIKRRADFYLSMAESLFVYAGEIGGVQSLLYGDSSADESLKLAEELYNNGYYAGTVFSAIDSMVKSAISIEVLAINSDKDLNEKINTSKSSVENAIGIAEKYTIPMLPYAYYEFGETSDGVWKLYYYKLSERIAKTLVAIGGKESVELVEVNYRHPEMKITPEVPTIVERQIEKIFSLPGFESTVAVTALLAGTAILRRVWRKS
- the npdG gene encoding NADPH-dependent F420 reductase, which encodes MKVALIGGTGNIGEGLAFRLKLAGYDIIIGSRSEEKAKSKAEHFNNLVESLGGKGDIEGRLNDEAAELADVAVITIPWQHAFETAERLKNKLKGKIVISPIVPMVVENGIFRYTPPEEGSAGLKLQRILGESSVVVAFNNIPAKRFANPAEKFEWDVAVCSDDDDAKKVVMEIVSSIKGLRAFDAGSLDSSRTIEALTPMLINLAKKNKTVELGVRFV
- a CDS encoding RuvB-like domain-containing protein, translating into MEEIREIAKKFERYSAHSHITGLGLDENLVARDIGGGLVGQKKAREAAGIIVRLIREGKMAGRGILIAGPPGTGKTAIAVAISKELGKDIPFVQISASEFYSSEMKKTEALLQTMRKAIGVRIRETRRVLEGEVVEINYNMVPNPYNPTQKVPESATITLATKKEKKTFSVGSRLALQFMYSGISEGDVIIIDRETGRISRVGRSKESRKYDIDEYDFVERPDGHIEKDKEYTFVVTLHDLDEARARRGSIFSLFSSESREIDNEIREAVDQQVKEWIEQGTAELIPGVLFIDETHLMDIELFAFMNRAMESEMAPIIILASNRGFARIRGTDEVSPHGIPLDLLDRLLIITTEPYSRDEIRLIVETRAAEMGLLVDDEALERLTDIGERYSLRYAIQLLAPSNEIAKIRNSGKIEVQDVDRAEKLFADVSKSSAYLKEWEEKLLQ
- a CDS encoding TIGR00297 family protein; this translates as MDIALALLAYLYPKLDVMGVTGLAIALLIYRASKIRKIELRGNFEEDSFFAILLFIFLTLSAHFNLIPAYTVVPAIFVSSLRVRMPYYLSIPVYFAMSTVFLSYFPNPWNFTLILLISLTVSLATTLIMHAAENTSYSIPLVLTNLSVLIAFEIYRIDVSEVELITGFLLAFVLSMIAYRAGVADETGLMAATITGMLIIVSANLKFFVILLLFYAVGSAVTKYRYKEKERLGVGEPAGGARGYVNVFANSFPALFFSLNFGYLDERVFALAFTASLATALGDTMASEIGKMAKRVYLITTFERITAGESGGISVRGEIAALTGAALISLSASLFGILTLQEALVSMVAGFVGVHVDSVLGATLEKKGMLNNAGVNFFATLSAGLLCLLTVL